From one Prochlorococcus marinus str. MIT 0912 genomic stretch:
- a CDS encoding CCRG-2 family RiPP, which translates to MNNTELTLDQLSEVSGGGVFAKLDGFKQVIHPQFKKLNIWTSGGTTSVWTTGPVTGFQKDVVKNFILEVPMC; encoded by the coding sequence ATGAACAACACTGAACTCACTCTTGATCAACTATCTGAAGTTTCAGGTGGGGGTGTTTTTGCCAAACTTGATGGTTTTAAACAAGTCATTCACCCTCAATTTAAGAAACTAAATATATGGACAAGTGGAGGTACAACAAGTGTTTGGACTACAGGTCCAGTAACTGGTTTTCAAAAAGATGTCGTAAAAAACTTTATACTTGAAGTACCAATGTGCTGA
- a CDS encoding CCRG-2 family RiPP produces MNNTELTLDQLSEVAGGRWADIRDHNYGKFMQTRRFNRKPNIWTSGGTTSVWTTGPVTSFQKDVVKNFMLEVPMC; encoded by the coding sequence ATGAACAACACTGAACTCACTCTTGATCAACTATCTGAAGTTGCTGGTGGACGTTGGGCGGATATACGCGATCACAACTACGGCAAGTTCATGCAAACCAGAAGATTTAATAGAAAACCCAATATTTGGACAAGTGGAGGTACTACAAGTGTTTGGACTACAGGTCCAGTAACTAGTTTTCAAAAAGATGTCGTAAAAAACTTTATGCTTGAAGTACCAATGTGCTGA